In a genomic window of Chaetodon trifascialis isolate fChaTrf1 chromosome 8, fChaTrf1.hap1, whole genome shotgun sequence:
- the LOC139334870 gene encoding leucine-rich repeat and transmembrane domain-containing protein 1, whose product MRVVLACALLSLLSLSHACPKECSCNSNTKVVDCRGRGLYDIPRRLHPDTQELYLQDNRIRGLGTMAFREIPLVRILDLSNNSITSVSPTALLGLRTLQRLSLAHNSLRELDKRLLGPIRSLSHLDLSHNSLWGFPGAMGDSLRNLSHLGLAHNRLTRMDRSLLEALTRLDSLTLRGNPWRCDCQLIGLKLWLETYLFKGGVVDEVICSQPEEMRERDLQKVPYQLFHACMTTSYHYLFANIHHLESERLLRGHTHGNHAHPSSHALHVPMAMGEGFGGGGGGGGGGGGGSLPECEAKQRQRPVNLRHAIATVIITGVVCGIVCLMMLAAAVYGCAYAAIMAKYQRELKKNEELAAAQGADHATADEKEPLENAIA is encoded by the exons ATGAGAG TGGTACTGGCGTgtgccctcctctccctcctgtcttTGTCACATGCCTGTCCAAAGGAGTGTAGCTGCAACAGCAACACCAAAGTAGTGGACTGCCGGGGGCGAGGCCTGTACGACATCCCCCGACGACTGCATCCAGACACCCAAGAACTGTATCTTCAAGACAACCGTATCAGGGGGCTGGGAACCATGGCTTTCAGAGAAATACCCCTTGTACGCATTCTCGATCTATCTAATAACTCTATAACATCTGTCTCACCGACCGCTCTGCTGGGTCTCAGAACTCTACAGCGCCTCAGCTTGGCCCACAACAGCCTGAGAGAGCTTGACAAGCGGTTGCTTGGACCTATCCGCTCGCTTTCACACCTCGACCTCTCGCACAACAG CCTGTGGGGTTTCCCTGGAGCCATGGGGGACAGTTTGAGGAACCTTAGCCACCTGGGGCTAGCGCACAACAGGCTAACACGAATGGACCGCTCCCTGTTGGAGGCCCTAACCCGCCTGGACAGCCTCACACTACGAGGCAACCCCTGGAGGTGTGACTGCCAACTCATAGGCCTCAAACTCTGGCTGGAGACCTACCTCTTCAAAG GTGGAGTGGTGGATGAGGTGATTTGCTCTCAGCCAGAAGAAATGAGGGAAAGAGACCTGCAGAAAGTCCCCTATCAGCTCTTCCACGCCTGCATGACCACAAGCTACCATTACCTGTTCGCTAACATACACCACCTGGAGTCTGAGAGATTACTGCGAGGCCACACCCATGGCAACCATGCTCATCCCTCTAGCCACGCTCTCCATGTCCCCATGGCAATGGGGGAGGGCTTTGGcggtgggggaggaggaggaggaggaggagggggagggagtcTTCCAGAGTGTGAAGCTAAGCAGAGGCAGCGGCCTGTCAACTTGCGCCACGCAATTGCCACAGTGATCATCACCGGCGTAGTGTGTGGGATCGTGTGTCTGATGATGCTGGCTGCAGCAGTGTATGGCTGCGCCTACGCTGCTATCATGGCCAAATATCAGcgggagctgaagaagaacGAGGAGTTGGCAGCGGCGCAGGGGGCAGATCATGCCACAGCAGATGAGAAGGAACCACTGGAGAATGCTATCGCCTAG